GGAATATGTCACTGCATAGAAGTACACAAAGCCCAGCATAATAAAGAAGAAAGGCCAGCTCGGGGACCCGAAAAGTGCGATTATAAGAAAATACAATATACCAACAATCTCAACCAGGGGAGCAAGCCATTCAAAAAAGAACCAGTAAGGATAGGAAAGCATACCCATCAAACCGTATCTGGGATTGAAAAAGAGTCTGCGGTGTATGCGCAGGGTATCAATGGTACCGCGTATCCAGCGATTTCGTTGCCGTCCCAACACATTGAGAGTTGTAGGAACTTCGGTCCAGCACAAAGGATCAGGTACATAGGCAACCTTGTATTTCTTGTCCTCCTCGCTCATAAAACGGCGCATTCTGACAACCAGTTCCATGTCTTCTCCAACCGTGGGAGCATAGTAACCACCGCATTTCACAGCAATCTCTTTGTCGAATAGCCCCAAAGCACCGGAAATCAGCAAAAGACCATTCATTCTGCTCCAGGCCATACGTCCCATCAAAAATGCCCTTGTATACTCAAGGACCTGGAACCTTGCCAGGAATTCTTTTGGTAACCGGATCATATCCAACTGCCCCCCATTGATCACACAGGAATTCGCAATACGAATCACCCCACCGGTGGCAATAATACGCTTTTCCTTCTCTTCCAAAAAGGGTTTAGCCAGCTTTAACAGAGCGTCAGAAGAAATGATCGAATCAACATCTATGGATACAAAATAATCGTTATTCGAAATATTGATGCCCGCATTCAAGGCATCCGCTTTACCACCATTCTCCTTATCTACCACGATAAGGTTGCTGAACGATTTATTCCTGGATTTATATACGCCCCTGACCTGCTGTGTTGGAATCTGGTAATTAACCGCAAAATCAACCATCTCCAGATCATATGCCTCAATTACCCGCTCCAGTGACTTGTCAGTGCTGCCATCATTAACAATGATCACCTCGAAATCGTGGTAGAACAAGGATAAAAGCGCTCTTATATTATCGATAATGGTTCTTTCTTCGTTAAAAGCAGGCGCAATAATGGAAATCGATGGCGCAAAGGGAGATGAAAGGATCATCTCATAGTTGACAAAACTATTCCTTCTCAGATAACTCCTTAAAACAAATACCGATACTATAGCCAGAAAAATATAGAACAAGGCTATACAGATCGCATAAACAATTATG
The Bacteroidota bacterium DNA segment above includes these coding regions:
- a CDS encoding glycosyltransferase family 2 protein, with the protein product MTFLETIRIIFERFIIVYAICIALFYIFLAIVSVFVLRSYLRRNSFVNYEMILSSPFAPSISIIAPAFNEERTIIDNIRALLSLFYHDFEVIIVNDGSTDKSLERVIEAYDLEMVDFAVNYQIPTQQVRGVYKSRNKSFSNLIVVDKENGGKADALNAGINISNNDYFVSIDVDSIISSDALLKLAKPFLEEKEKRIIATGGVIRIANSCVINGGQLDMIRLPKEFLARFQVLEYTRAFLMGRMAWSRMNGLLLISGALGLFDKEIAVKCGGYYAPTVGEDMELVVRMRRFMSEEDKKYKVAYVPDPLCWTEVPTTLNVLGRQRNRWIRGTIDTLRIHRRLFFNPRYGLMGMLSYPYWFFFEWLAPLVEIVGILYFLIIALFGSPSWPFFFIMLGFVYFYAVTYSTYAILYEELTFHKYERKWDVLRLFLYAWLEPLIYHPLILWWAIRGNFDYFIAGKKGWGRMERKGFDNVRSRKRRK